ATTCCCCTTTGTAGTTTTTCCTCCCCGGATTATCGGCACAATATGATCCATTGTTAATTCATCCGGCCTGAACCTTTTGCCGCAATAATAGCATATACCTGCACCCCCTTTCTTCTTCCACCACTGGCTGTTCCTTAATTCCCTGGCCTTTGCCTTTTCCCTTTTAATATCCCCATCAGTTACCCATGAAATAAAAACGCGCTCTGCCATATTGAATTACATAGCATAATCTACAGGATAAAGCGAAACCTAAAAAACGGCTATCCTATTTCCAACGTTGTATCCAGCTTAATCGGATTTGTAAGACAATAAACAGCAGGACACCTGTTCTTCGCCATCTCTTCCAATTCTTTTAACTTATCTTTGGATGCGCTGCTTTC
The sequence above is drawn from the Deltaproteobacteria bacterium genome and encodes:
- a CDS encoding HNH endonuclease, with the protein product MAERVFISWVTDGDIKREKAKARELRNSQWWKKKGGAGICYYCGKRFRPDELTMDHIVPIIRGGKTTKGNIVPCCKGCNSKKKYMLPMEWEEYMESLK